One Nostoc sp. UHCC 0302 DNA window includes the following coding sequences:
- a CDS encoding HhoA/HhoB/HtrA family serine endopeptidase, with protein sequence MKIVNQDFEHDPHPLADVDSNLPTSQLDQSQQNTWKKPLTYLGLILAGAGITVASLRLQPHFQVLQPSLPATASQPSVNLATDSNPNFITAVVNQVGSAVVRIDSTRTIKNPNAAIFNDPLIQQFFGYNLPKVPSQEIERGIGSGFIIDSNGEILTNAHVVNGADTVSVTLKDGRSFKGKVMGADPVTDVAVVRIQADNLSAVKLGDSNKLQPGAWAIAIGNPLGLDNTVTHGIISATGRSSTQVGMPNERVDYIQTDAPINPGNSGGPLLNASGQVIGINTAIIQNSQGLGFAIPINTAKKITTQLITTGKVTHPYLGIQMLTLTPEVKEQINSDPNSPITVEESQGVLIVKVAPKSPANTGGIRAGDVIVKANNQTITNAEELQQAVENTSAGNNLQLKILRNGETLNLNLRPKVLPANAK encoded by the coding sequence ATGAAGATAGTAAACCAGGATTTTGAACATGATCCACATCCATTAGCTGATGTAGATTCAAATTTACCAACATCGCAACTTGACCAATCACAGCAAAATACTTGGAAAAAACCTCTCACTTATTTGGGATTAATATTAGCAGGTGCAGGTATCACAGTTGCAAGCCTGCGATTGCAGCCGCATTTTCAAGTATTGCAACCTTCGCTACCAGCAACAGCAAGTCAACCATCTGTGAACTTAGCGACAGATAGCAATCCTAATTTTATTACCGCAGTAGTTAATCAAGTTGGTTCTGCCGTAGTACGAATTGATTCCACACGCACAATCAAAAATCCCAATGCCGCTATTTTTAACGATCCTTTAATTCAGCAGTTTTTTGGCTATAACTTGCCAAAAGTGCCATCTCAAGAAATCGAACGGGGTATTGGTTCTGGTTTCATCATTGATTCTAATGGAGAAATTCTCACAAATGCCCATGTGGTTAATGGCGCTGATACGGTGAGTGTCACCCTCAAAGATGGACGTAGTTTTAAAGGGAAAGTTATGGGTGCTGATCCAGTGACAGATGTTGCTGTGGTGAGAATCCAGGCCGATAATTTATCGGCAGTAAAGTTAGGTGATTCTAACAAGTTGCAACCAGGAGCATGGGCGATCGCGATCGGTAATCCCCTTGGTTTAGATAATACAGTAACTCATGGCATTATTAGCGCTACAGGCCGCTCTAGTACTCAGGTAGGAATGCCTAATGAACGTGTTGATTACATCCAAACTGATGCGCCAATTAATCCTGGTAACTCAGGTGGGCCATTACTTAATGCTTCTGGCCAAGTAATTGGCATCAACACAGCGATTATTCAGAATAGCCAAGGTTTGGGCTTTGCTATACCTATTAATACCGCCAAGAAAATTACTACACAATTAATCACCACAGGCAAAGTTACTCATCCTTATCTCGGTATTCAGATGTTAACACTAACACCAGAGGTAAAAGAGCAAATTAACAGTGATCCCAATTCACCCATTACTGTTGAAGAATCTCAAGGTGTACTAATAGTTAAAGTTGCACCCAAATCACCAGCGAATACAGGTGGAATCCGTGCAGGTGATGTGATTGTCAAAGCAAATAATCAAACGATTACTAATGCTGAAGAACTACAACAAGCTGTAGAAAATACTTCTGCTGGCAATAACCTGCAATTAAAAATTTTGCGAAATGGAGAAACTCTCAATCTAAATCTCCGTCCCAAAGTATTACCTGCAAACGCCAAATAA
- a CDS encoding response regulator — MERKQSVWVVDDEPNGFEVIELLLRREGHHLTYFNSGKAILNQLESSLPDVILLDVMMPEIDGIETCRRIKANSNWKPIPIIIVTALDSKEDLARSLAAGADDFLTKPVNGVELRARVRSMLRIKQQYDALQASVNLRRDLSKLVVEDLRQPMSTLLLGSHLLLQSHLEPKDKERAEMVHAAGLEIDGIISGLLRLAKMESGRLVLNRVEVDFNELVEVVVANFP; from the coding sequence ATGGAACGCAAACAGTCTGTGTGGGTGGTAGACGATGAACCGAATGGTTTTGAAGTAATTGAGTTGCTACTACGTCGGGAAGGTCATCACCTAACTTACTTCAACAGTGGTAAAGCAATCCTCAACCAATTAGAATCGAGTCTACCCGATGTCATCCTGTTAGATGTGATGATGCCAGAAATCGATGGTATTGAAACTTGTCGCCGGATCAAGGCAAATTCCAACTGGAAACCAATTCCTATCATCATTGTGACAGCACTGGACTCCAAAGAAGACTTAGCGCGATCGCTTGCTGCTGGCGCTGATGATTTTCTCACCAAACCCGTAAATGGGGTGGAGTTACGGGCCCGTGTTCGTTCTATGCTGAGAATTAAGCAACAATACGACGCACTGCAAGCCAGTGTTAACCTGCGACGAGATTTATCTAAACTTGTGGTGGAAGATTTACGCCAACCGATGTCTACATTGTTACTAGGGAGCCACTTACTACTGCAAAGTCACTTGGAACCAAAAGACAAAGAACGCGCCGAAATGGTACACGCCGCCGGATTGGAAATTGATGGCATCATTAGCGGTTTGCTGCGATTGGCAAAGATGGAATCTGGCAGACTGGTATTAAATCGGGTAGAAGTAGACTTCAATGAATTGGTAGAAGTAGTAGTAGCAAACTTCCCTTGA
- a CDS encoding IS4 family transposase, protein MLPEFYETHLKRELGRTEYLLLKLLICLLQSIKTVSLEALATALPIPILFESRRKKLQRFLSLNYINVEEIWFPIIKSWLEINFPLNEVIYVVIDRTNWGCINLLMISVVWDKRSIPIYFELLDKLGSSNFDEQEAVFKKALPIFKDYKIVVLGDREFCSIKLANWLTEQKVYFCLRLKKDAFIEIEPEIWLQLRDLGLAPGLSFFYQGIKYTKSQGFVSFNLATKWKRKRFGVAPEEGWFILTNLDDLDSAIKAYKQRFDIEEMFRDFKSGGYNLEDTNVSGQRLISLILLISLAYTAATISGQKIKRMGVQKYVGRIKESGRTVRRHSSFYIGLYGSNWVDFMENSYELVAELMTLAPNKRKYYQQGERAMRLILSAF, encoded by the coding sequence ATATTACCAGAATTCTACGAGACACACCTCAAGCGAGAGCTTGGACGTACTGAATACTTATTACTAAAACTCCTTATCTGTTTATTACAATCTATTAAAACTGTTAGCCTTGAGGCGCTAGCGACTGCTTTACCAATACCAATACTATTTGAAAGTAGAAGGAAAAAACTTCAGCGATTTTTATCTTTAAATTACATCAATGTTGAAGAAATTTGGTTTCCAATTATCAAAAGCTGGCTAGAAATAAATTTTCCTTTAAATGAAGTTATTTATGTAGTTATAGATCGGACTAATTGGGGATGCATTAATCTATTAATGATTAGCGTGGTTTGGGACAAAAGGTCTATCCCAATATATTTTGAGCTATTAGACAAGTTAGGCTCAAGTAATTTTGATGAACAAGAAGCAGTATTTAAAAAAGCATTACCGATTTTCAAGGATTATAAAATTGTAGTGTTAGGAGACCGAGAATTTTGTTCAATAAAGTTGGCTAACTGGCTCACAGAGCAGAAAGTATATTTCTGCTTACGCTTAAAAAAGGACGCATTTATAGAAATAGAACCAGAAATTTGGCTGCAATTAAGAGATTTGGGTTTAGCACCTGGTCTTTCCTTCTTTTACCAAGGTATTAAATATACGAAATCTCAAGGGTTTGTTAGCTTTAATCTCGCTACTAAATGGAAACGGAAACGTTTTGGAGTTGCGCCGGAAGAGGGCTGGTTTATTCTGACTAATTTAGATGATTTAGATTCGGCTATTAAGGCTTATAAACAACGTTTTGATATTGAGGAAATGTTTAGAGATTTTAAAAGCGGTGGTTATAATTTAGAAGATACTAATGTATCAGGTCAAAGGCTAATTTCCCTAATATTATTAATCTCACTTGCATACACGGCTGCAACTATATCTGGTCAAAAAATTAAACGCATGGGTGTTCAAAAATATGTAGGCAGAATTAAAGAATCTGGGCGGACAGTTCGCCGTCATAGCAGTTTTTATATTGGATTATATGGGTCTAACTGGGTCGATTTCATGGAAAATTCTTATGAATTGGTGGCTGAGTTAATGACACTAGCTCCTAATAAGCGTAAGTATTATCAACAAGGAGAAAGGGCTATGAGGCTTATTTTATCTGCATTCTAG
- a CDS encoding sensor histidine kinase codes for MQSSPPDSTITLKIDYPDTIESVRQAIIRVIDEGTSINIDLRQSILAQYEPGSLMSSISQISLGLAFCKMVAEAHGGIITIEDNQPQGTVVIIEI; via the coding sequence ATCCAGTCATCTCCCCCAGACAGTACAATTACACTAAAAATTGATTATCCAGATACTATTGAATCTGTGAGACAAGCGATTATTCGTGTGATTGATGAAGGTACAAGCATAAATATAGATTTGCGCCAATCAATTCTTGCTCAATATGAACCAGGAAGTTTGATGAGTAGCATTTCACAAATTAGTTTGGGTTTAGCATTTTGCAAAATGGTTGCTGAGGCTCACGGTGGCATAATTACAATTGAAGATAATCAACCGCAAGGTACAGTTGTGATTATAGAAATTTGA